Proteins encoded together in one Pontiella desulfatans window:
- a CDS encoding beta strand repeat-containing protein — translation MKMVKLLTCSAMVVLLQASVVQAQLTWDPDNDQISNGGAGTWDTVTSNWDNDGSAPNTTWVNGSSAVFGDYAANYTVDLDAGVSVGNLTYEGTNTLWLKALVDNTALTLAGNATWNTGGANIRFLNDTLNDTALSMTSGDTLTVVGGGLFDTGEKGNGANWTVAGATLDVADAATVRGAIFSIGQFETVKLAGGSTFIQERNSNQWLANDWVLGGDEVTFDNRFVRGIGLSGTISGTARLVAKNLNGIWIKPSNTNNTFTGGIAVDNGTSGGDTQFVIDNTAVLGPVPATLVADNIILRNGGLLKMDTNVIELEATRGITLSGSGGVINSAKAHTINGPITGEGPFLVGRNDDFANMVTLTSTGNDYTGGTKIRSGSLKLGVDNALPTDGLLTIGAFSGKNGHFRMNGFNQTIGGLTLGGGNTKEVHNNGGSDSTLTIDVANGENYSYNANFNGSNLIHIVKSGLGTQRFEKTGYTTPPASLTVNAGELVWNSDVGPSGLTTVNSGGTLGGIGTLTNDVVVNAGGALSPGNPGGWNSLKIQGGNLDLSGMIDDNVGGLKIGFGAAQDSIVVSTNSSGLGGTIDMDGPSGADLGFSDFTFTDQNGVASGVYPILVAQSIVGTLDAADLGGSVGDLGATGMLSLSNHTVWLTIDGVDTSEYGQWASTFDLPKGSDLVDTDDDGYNNFQEFAFGGDPTNSAITGLVPVAGTYDDGSTNWLTMVYGERTNDNPGVTYDVETINNLVIGTWTNAGITFMGYGVTVDGITPATNAIPIDGTQDFLGVFLEKQE, via the coding sequence ATGAAAATGGTTAAATTACTTACATGCAGTGCAATGGTTGTCCTGCTGCAGGCTTCGGTCGTGCAGGCGCAGCTCACCTGGGATCCTGATAACGATCAAATCAGCAATGGCGGAGCAGGCACTTGGGATACGGTCACAAGCAACTGGGATAACGATGGCTCTGCCCCAAACACCACCTGGGTGAATGGCAGCAGCGCAGTTTTCGGTGATTATGCCGCCAACTACACGGTTGATCTTGATGCGGGCGTCTCGGTTGGCAACCTGACCTACGAAGGCACCAACACGCTGTGGCTCAAGGCATTGGTCGACAACACGGCCCTCACCCTTGCCGGCAATGCAACCTGGAACACCGGCGGAGCCAATATTCGGTTTCTGAACGATACATTGAACGATACTGCGCTTTCCATGACCAGCGGCGACACGCTGACCGTTGTGGGCGGCGGTCTGTTCGATACCGGGGAAAAGGGCAACGGGGCCAATTGGACGGTTGCCGGGGCAACGCTGGACGTTGCCGATGCCGCAACCGTTCGCGGTGCGATATTCAGCATTGGCCAATTCGAAACCGTCAAGCTGGCCGGAGGTAGCACGTTTATCCAAGAGCGCAATTCCAACCAATGGTTGGCCAACGACTGGGTGCTTGGTGGCGATGAAGTGACCTTTGACAACCGTTTTGTTCGCGGGATAGGCCTGAGTGGAACGATTAGCGGTACCGCCAGGCTGGTCGCGAAGAATCTGAATGGCATCTGGATCAAGCCGTCCAATACCAATAACACGTTCACGGGGGGTATTGCCGTGGACAACGGCACCTCCGGCGGCGATACGCAGTTTGTCATAGACAACACAGCTGTTTTGGGGCCAGTTCCGGCAACCTTGGTTGCTGACAACATTATCCTTCGCAACGGTGGTTTGCTGAAGATGGACACGAATGTAATCGAACTGGAAGCAACCCGCGGAATTACGCTGTCAGGCAGCGGTGGGGTGATCAACTCCGCAAAAGCGCACACCATCAATGGCCCGATTACCGGGGAAGGCCCGTTTCTGGTGGGACGCAACGACGACTTTGCAAACATGGTTACACTGACTTCGACGGGCAACGACTACACGGGAGGAACGAAAATCCGCAGTGGCTCCCTGAAGCTGGGAGTCGACAATGCACTGCCGACGGACGGCTTACTGACCATCGGCGCATTTTCCGGCAAGAATGGCCATTTCAGAATGAACGGCTTCAACCAGACCATCGGCGGCCTGACACTGGGCGGTGGCAACACCAAGGAAGTCCATAACAACGGAGGTTCCGACTCGACCCTGACCATCGACGTGGCCAACGGGGAGAACTACTCGTACAATGCCAACTTTAACGGCAGCAACTTGATTCATATCGTGAAAAGCGGCCTGGGCACGCAGCGTTTCGAAAAGACCGGATACACAACGCCGCCTGCCTCGCTAACCGTCAATGCGGGCGAGTTGGTCTGGAACTCCGATGTCGGGCCGTCCGGTTTGACGACGGTCAATTCCGGCGGCACCTTGGGCGGCATCGGAACGCTGACCAACGATGTGGTGGTCAATGCCGGCGGCGCGCTCTCTCCGGGCAACCCCGGTGGGTGGAACTCGCTTAAAATCCAGGGCGGCAACCTCGACCTCAGCGGCATGATAGACGACAATGTGGGCGGACTGAAGATCGGGTTCGGCGCAGCTCAGGATTCGATTGTGGTCAGCACCAATTCCTCCGGTTTGGGAGGAACCATCGATATGGATGGCCCCTCGGGCGCCGACCTCGGATTCAGCGACTTCACCTTCACGGATCAGAATGGGGTGGCGAGCGGTGTTTATCCGATCCTGGTTGCCCAGTCGATCGTTGGAACGCTGGATGCGGCCGACCTGGGCGGGAGTGTCGGCGACCTCGGCGCAACGGGGATGCTCTCGCTGTCGAACCACACCGTTTGGCTCACGATCGATGGTGTCGATACCTCCGAATACGGCCAGTGGGCCTCGACCTTTGACCTGCCGAAAGGCTCGGATCTGGTCGATACGGATGACGACGGCTACAACAACTTCCAGGAATTCGCCTTCGGCGGCGACCCGACCAACTCCGCGATCACCGGCCTGGTTCCGGTGGCCGGCACCTATGACGACGGTTCCACCAACTGGCTGACGATGGTCTACGGCGAGCGCACCAACGACAACCCGGGCGTAACCTACGACGTCGAAACAATCAATAACCTGGTGATTGGAACCTGGACCAATGCGGGGATCACCTTCATGGGTTACGGCGTCACCGTTGACGGCATCACACCGGCTACCAACGCGATTCCGATCGACGGCACGCAGGACTTCCTCGGCGTGTTCCTCGAAAAGCAGGAATAA